The DNA region CCTCTTCTCATCCCTCCTTCAGCACgctgatggaggataaaatagGTCACCAAGGGATAGGCTGGTGCTCACACAGTGACTGATGTCTTCCCTGACACATCGTGCACTGgtcccctcctccttccctgcATCCCTCGCTCCTCTACCTCTCCCTTTTCTTCCCCGCTGCTGCCACTGTCTTGTTGTCCCTTCTTTCTCACCTGCTCTCTCTCGGATCCCGCTTCCCCTCCTCTCCATTCCCTAACATCCCTCCCATCTTTTGATGATGCCTGAATCCTGCCGTTCTTCAGCTCAGCTcaccttttctctcttctcagtCTCCCGCTTGCTTGTTGAAGAGAAGTAAAACTCAGACAAAGGAAATGTGTTGCTGCTAGCTATCTGCAGGGGGCACACCACACCACCATGACTACAGTATGTATCATTTAACATGCaatagagagaaaagaagggCCCAACAATGAGAAGTGATGAAGAAAAGCAACTTAGCTGAGACGATGATGATGAGAAAGGTGACCAGCGTAAAGCAGGAAAGCTGGATCAATACGAGGGAACAGAACAAGACACTtatcatgttttcatttgagCTGCACTTCTTAGAGTTCTTTTCTTTAGTTTCTGCTCCAacttttaatgatatttttgttttttacaacaGTAAAGTTTGCCATTTTCAGGTGAGGCTTTTATTCACAACTGATTTCAAGTGCGAAAAGAGAATGTAGTGGTTCTACATAATTACACCTACATGTCTACTTATTCCGTTTTAACACACTGAAAGTTGGTCTTGCTTGCAAATCTGTTCAATATTTACAAGTTTTTGAAAAACCATGTTTGTAGTCTAGGAGCTGTCAACACTGTCCTCCACCTGTGTGACTGACTGCACTGACAAAAACGCCCACCAGATGGGGACAATCTGGTAGGTACATTATGGGAATgggatttttttcaaaaatatttgtaaatgtgtCTGCTTGCtgttaataaaacaaactggATTCTAAAATATAAACTTTGAAGGGCAAACACtgtcatttaatctttttttttctttcactttttaattactttaatttGGGTATAATAAGAAgttcatttgtattttcttcctgtttgtgtcttcaCTTTCTGGTTTTCTGAGCAGTCCTTGTCACAAGAGGACCTTGTTCACTTTTAGGTGCATGGGAACATGCACCATGTGAATGGTGTTTCTTATAgtaacaaacccacagagaatcatcacccAACTCTGTACTTCTCATATctattttagcatctttcagttcattgttttggttttcacacCTACAAATagactgttttggttcagtctcaccactcTAATTGACCACGTCTTTAGCTGAAGCAGACAGCTTTTCAGTTTTCTgcacagcaccaaacagcaggcTTCTACTGCCTCCGAGTagccaaaaagaaaatcaatgaatgcaatTTTAAGTGTGGGCTAGTTGTAATTCTGCTTGTTAAAATTTTAAGGAGCAAATCAGTTATAAACCAAAGAcgacaaaaaatgtttgttcttctgATGAAATCTGAGAAACCTGCAAGTGAAACACTTGTACTATCACTGACTGGGTTGTAGCCAGAAGTGCAATTACTTCAAATATTAAACCATGGAGAGCACAAGTTTTCCACCCTATGTGTTTCACTTTACAACAATGAAAGACAAATGCtgtaaaactgattttttaatgtgtgtaaacaaagaaacatgttttttatgtacaATGTACAGTATCTCAGTCCTCACGGACACAAAACCAGATGTAATTTGATGTTAATGTTGGATTGCACTAAAATGTGGCTCCAAGTGTTTAAACTGTTTACTTAGGCACTCTTGTCTCAAAACTGACAGCTGCagtttattatattatgtaatgGACTCAGTGAGTAAATAGGATGGTATaccaacaaatgaaaaatataatcaaatttCATTTGATAAATTCCATTTGACtcaagtgttttctgttttaaacttGAATGAACTTTgacttactgaaatatttgcAGCACAGTCCAAATGACATTTACAGATGTTGTATATAAggtataaaatattttacacacacacacacacacaaacagcacactCACAGTCACTCAACATTTGGCGTATCCCACTACTGGTCTTCATAGAAGACTTTAGCCATGGCGAGGGCGACCTTGGCAACCTTTTTGTCCTTGACGTCTGGGCCCATATTGGTGCGTGCCAGTCCTATCCAGTACTGCTCTGTACGAGCCTGATAATCCGTCACAGTCTCCCCCTCCTGCACTGCTGGGTGctcatcttcatctgaaaacacacagtcagGTAGAGAGGTTAAAGCTGCATGTAGCATTTCAAAAATCATGGTCAAAATTACCGACGACAGCTGCAATCCAGCTGCTTTCTGCCAAATGATAAATGACCCGATGCCTCATGATTTAAAATGTACTGTAGAGGTCAGGAGAGACTGCCAAAAATCAATCGTCTTGTCTGATTCATTCATGTTAAAATGCAACAAACATCACCTTTAAGGGAGTCATTCTGCTTTCAATTTACCAGCAAGCAGATTGCATACAGTAGACTGAAGTGTACAGGAATGGTTACTGTTCGTCCAACTCCTGCCTACACAGGTCACTTTTGTAGTCACAAGGTGTACTACTCAATATCTTCTTCAGATCTGGAGAAGCTTTGTCAAGTATGAAAAATAATCTATCAAGTTTTACCAGGTAAAAACAGTAATAGCTGTAGCAGTATGGAAATGTACGacccagtgtttttggagcttgacccacaCTAGGGAGTAAAAATCTGGATTATAGAGCAACTGATATGGATATGGACATTGCTATTTAAGAGTTTAACTGTCCGATAATGATATGTTGGTCAGTATAAATTTTTTAGTGTAAACACATAAGATACACACAATTTTAAGGATcccaaatgtgtttgttttaaagtgCAGTAATGCATACAAGCATAAATTTACACTCTGTGCTATGGAGCCCTAAACCTAacaaaagctgtaaaaagttaTCAAACAAGGGGAATAAAACCgaatacatcaataaataatacagttAGTTAAATAATTGAAATGGAGCCTCCATTAAGAAAAGCAAAAAGATTctcatatttttccttttacacCTATcagttgataaaataaatttaatttatttactttatattttacttgttttattttgctcttcTGTTGATCTTTGCttatctcattttaattttcaaatccCTCATTTTCCAATTCTTTTTGTTGTCACAAATTTAATCATTTACCAATTTTTTCACAGCTTTTAAGCATTGGAGAAGACACTACAGAACCTTTTTAACTGGAATTCGCTGAAAAATCAAGTCaagaaatatgtgtttgtcAGATTATTGTATATGGAGgtattttgtttatgttctGCACAGAGCCGTTGATTCAAGTCGGCATAAATGATATGTGCAGTTTACAGTGGTTgaaagtatatttactcaagtactgcatttaagtacattttgaggtacttgtgctttacttgagtatttccatttgatgctactttatacttccactctactacatttcagagggaaatattgtactttctactccactacatttatttgacagctttagtgacttttcagatgaagatttgacacaatggataatataacaagcttttaaaatacaacacattgttaaagatgaaaccagtggtttccaacctttttggcttttgatgatttacaaaaagcagtgtgtagtcggggtcacatttcacatgtctatgaattgttaacagctccagcaaacagtgatttttccctctaaacttctcacagaTTTATGTaacaaaactttgttttttcttctttcttcttccattaatcatctcatgacccctcagatttatctgttgaccctttggaggggcccgacccctaggttgggaaccacaggATTAAactatctaactgtatataaagtagtgtaaactagctccacctccagcagctacaacagtaacatgctgctctaacactgatgcttcagtattaataatctaatgatgtcatatataataatatatcagtcagagggaccaaaccactacttttactgcaatacttgaactatatcaagctcataatacttgcTGTGTTGGAGTGGAAACCCCACCCAACCCCCCTAAAACCTGGTACTGTGCCAGTCGGGTTTTTGGTTTGTATTTCTGTACTACAATTTCTTGCTACTTATCAGCTGACATATACACCAATATCAACATATCTGCAATAAACTGATATACATTATCTCTGCCTGGCcaatttcaatttaaatttgAGAAATTTAGATCTTGATTTTTATAAAATTAGGCAATTAGCATGTAAAGTCACCTACTGATGCCATATTACTGTTCATTTTAGTCATGTTTTCACATGTTTGTAATGTTGGTAAACATGTGTTTAATGTCGTGTACATCCTGATCTGGATTCTGTGCTTGTTGCTCATTATAAATcacatgaaaaggaaaagagaggagaagaaacagatgagTGTAAGACAACAAAGAGGTAGAATAATCCCTTGCCTTCTCCGTCCTCGCTTTCCTCTTCAGAatcctcctcgtcttcctccccTTCTGCTCCTTTcactgcctcctcctcctcttcctcctcctcttctgacTCAGACTCTTCCAGCCACTCCTGTGTCTCTGTGGAGAACAAATCATAAATCCAAATGAAACCTCACACCCGTCTCTCCCATCTTATCACAGCTCCGACTCCTCTCCTGCATCACACCCGCTGAGCTGAACCTGATTAcatttcagatcattttttcTACATGTGTTGCTCTCTTTGTGCTCTTGATGTGTCTTTGTTTGACTGGCTAACTCACTTGGGTCCATTTCAATTAAAACCTCCCACTGGTCCATCTTGTGGAGGTCCAGGCTGTAGAAGTCGTTCAGGGTGAACTGGCGGTTGCCCACCTCGAACATCCCCCCGTACAGGAAGAGCTTGCCCTGACGCACCGCTGCCATGGCGCTGGACCTCGGGCAGGGCTCCACCAGCAGAGCCGAGGCTGAACctgaggggaagaaaaaaaaaacacatctgaaacTGAAATCAACAGAATGAACGTGAAACTGAActtgaaaagataaaaatgtgtgattACCCAACCTGTCTAtatcttttattcttttatttctacTAATTGGTGTAATTAGTCTGTGTCTCAGTTACAGTTTCTGTAATTTTcttctatatgtgtgtgtttatttgtgtaatcttgccatcatcatcctcctcctcctcttcctcctcctcctcctcctgagcTCCAGGGATCACTTCCTTGATGGTCATCACTGTGCCGTCCTCTGTGACGATCTCCTTGATGACCTCAGTGGGTCCTTGAGGAGCTTCctcgccctcctcctcctccgctacCCCCCCCTCCGCTTCACCCTTCTTCCCCCTTCGtcgtttcttcttctctgtcttgttGTTGCCCTGGATGGGACAGACAGATcgacagaaacaaaacaataaacaacagcaGAGAGTAGTCGGAGCAGTTAGGCACTACTTCATATTGTAATGATTAGGTCCAACACCAGAGGTGCCTGGCAGGACTCTACTTAAAGATTTAAAAGGACAAATTATCAAGGTAAACTGTCAAACAGCTGTCCAACCTTACGTGCAACAAAACAATGTCAACCGTATCTCATTCAACACACATTAATCACAgtcaacatttaaatattttatagaaGAAGTACCAACTTTAAAAGGAAAGTCTTCATATTGTCCTTTTAAAGCAGCAGGGGAATAGAAAAATGATTGTGGTTCATGGATGTTTGGGGCAGTTCTCGAATTTCTGATGCAATCAacgacaacaaaacaaaatgtagtcTGTCATCATACATCTATGTATGTAGTACAACTGCTTTAGATACTAGAATTTCCTTAAATCCTTCTAGTTTGACTGATATTTCCCTTCATCTCATCACAGCAGCTGGCAAATATCTGACACCTTTTTTAATGGGTTGATTTAGAAGCCAGTAGTGAGTCATCAGACTTTGCTGGTCATGTACACAACTTAACTTATTCTAACTGGGTTCACTGTGGCAACAAACCAAGAAATCGGAAACGCAAAGGACATATAGAGCCAAGCCTGACTCCTTCGTTCGTTAACTTTTATAAGATAACAATGAGCAAAGTGCTTAAAAGAGAACTCCACTGATTTAACGTTGCATTCCTCTAATTGTTGGATTCACAATGGACAGTTTTGAAAAAAGGATttaaattgatgcagcagaaccagataTATTGTCTTTTCTATTCCATGTGTTCCTCCTCCTTGTCAAAaccttttgcttttattacccacaatgcaacttgacccTATTTAGAagctaatgtagcctcaagCCGCTAGCCTCCAACTGTAGGTCtgtaacctcacttctttctaacacCACACCCCCAGATTCTTTTCATGTTCAAACTTGTAATTTTCAGCCCCAACcaacactgactcaagtgacatcactttaggcaatttatcagactttGCACACCTCCCCCTGGAGCCACGAAAGACTTcaaaaaacctttttcacaaATATAATATGCAGCAGTACTCCACAACACCTGTAAactgactttgatgtgtaaaatcagtggaaatcctttttaatagaaaacagaaacacaaaagtgtGCAACCTACATTGAGGTGTATGAATTTTGAAAAATTTGAAGGTGGGTTTGTATGGTGAGTCAAAACTGTGCTGCAGAATAAAGTTGAAAGCCCCACAGTTGTAGGAGTGAAGATATTAGTGTACtgatgaaaacaggaaaacagcacCACATGCAAACTTGCATTTATGCTATCAAACAAGTGAAGGATCATAAATGTTGCTCACCCTGAGCTGGCCGGGGAACCAGCGGTTCTTCACAGTGTCATACAGGTAGAGGTCGTTGTAAAAATCACCCTCCAgggtctcctcctcttcctcatcacaAACCCCACCAAACAGCACCGCCCGCCCTGCTGGGCCCACCGCCAGGGAGAAACCAGAGCGTGGAGGAGGCTTGTTACCTGAGGGGCTCACCCGGGACCACGACCACTTCTCTGGAGAACAGAGATACAGACAAGTCACGAAAAAGATAATAAGGATAATACATGAGTTTACACTGTGTTATCTTAAATACTTTAGTCTCTTTTTTCGTACCTTGGCCTTCTTTACCATCTCGCTTCAGAAGAAACATGTCAGAGTGGATGGTCCCCTTCTCTACATCCTTTTTGACTctctacataaacacaaacacaattattaGGCAGACCACATTACAGACAGTACACTTGCAATTACAGCATCagactacagacacacacaaacacgtttaccgtccccaattaactggtctttagtctgaaatttgtccccaaaagtagcctatgacagacagagacacacacgcacacacacacacacacacacacaccactttaGAGTATCCCCCATAGATGATGACACCCAAACCATCGGGCAAGGAGGTCATCTGACAGGCGGAGCGCGGCAAGGGGGCGGAGCCTGACGCAGAGAGGCGTGACCAGGAGAAGGTATccagggagaaggagtagacGTCATTATAGTAGATAAAATCCCTGAAAGGGGAAGAGGGAGAAGCAGGAGAGAAAAGGGCTGAAAGTGAGCAGAAAAGAGAAGGACTGAAACATTTAAGAGCTTCAGGAGTGTCAACTTTATAACCTGTTGCTAAAAGGTTAGCACTTCACTGCAGCTATGTCACACTCACTGAAATCTGAAGCTTCAAGCTGCATGATGCAACTTCACATGAATGGCTTAAAATGGGAAGGAAGAGTTAAAGTTGAGTTGAACTTCAGCTTTTTCACACTAAAAAGAGCTGACTGCTGCAACTAgaaatgaggttgatgagagcagcaagactgaactgaaacaataaagttgtggtcagaaaaccaaaacaatgtgctgaaagaagctaaaatgctctgtagagctgaggggaagtacagagtcaggtgataattctctgtgggctCATCACTTTGAGTGACTTCCTTCATATCGCACAGAGCCATTTGACccattgttaaattaaaaatactgattagtgcAGCCTTGAGTTTGATATATGCACAGTGTCTCATTCGCTGGCGAGGTCATGGCTTTTCCACTTAAAGATTATGGTTTCCatcattctgtatttttcttattgtcaaaaaatcCCACTGAAAGCCTTTgactttgaccttttttttatatacaacCACTAGGAGTTGCCACAGGCAGAAATATTGTGTGAATGTAGCTGAAGCGCAcacttcatcctgtccgctgtggcctctctgctctgcgtgtgtgtgtgtgtgtgtgtgtgtagctaaGCCCCACGCTCAGTGAAACAGAcgcacagacagagagcagaggagagagatagagacagcaatgtaacctggtcgctatgTTTTTATAGAGTCCCAGTCTCACACCCTGCGCACTGCTATTATTTGGgagctacacacccactgcccaaaggttgataCCCAGAAACGTCCCGAACACAACAAAATGATAAGAAAGTATGGGCAGAAGgcagataaatacaccgccCCACACATCTTACTTATCATCACTTATGACTCATAAGTGATGactgagagggattatttttgtatgagtctatacattgtttttttaggaaaatcccGCACAGTATACCTTTAACCATAGATAatactgtaattaaacctcCATACATTATATATGTTTGTTAcatttgtattgattttataCCACCAGTCCCTGCATGTCCCTATAAATGACTCAGATTTATTAAACTTGATATATCGACCATAATAGATGAAACTTAAACTAGTTGCAGTGTCTCGATTAACAGGATTTGGAGGAGGCTGTCTCCCTTCAGCcattgtacatacagtacacattaCCTGCCCACCATGCTCACCATTAAACAGacatattgttcttttttaattattattcagtAACCTTCTGCCTACCTGGTGCTCTCATGGAAACCTCCAAACACCAGCAGCTGTCTCTTGCTGAGGACCATCCGGTGGCCGCTGCGACCTGATGGACCACCAGGTGCtctggaaaaacacaaacataaagttGTTTGTGATAAttaacatataaaaaacaatgattATGAATAAAGAGTAAATATCCATGACACCCAACACCCATGGGGCTAGTTTTACTTAATCACATGTATTTCTATCCACCCTCAAGTTCCTGTATTCACACAATAAATCTACTAATGGTTCCTTCCATTCACCCAGCCTCGATCATTACATCTCCTTTCATGACTCTACACACATACTTGATGTTCTCCCAGGTGTGTGTAGCCAAGTGAAGCACCCAGAGGTCCTTGTAGTGGTAGAACTGTTCCCCGTTTGGGGAGGCAAACTCTCCCCCAAACACCCAGAGCTGGCCGCCACCCTGGGGAACTGCCACCGCCTGAAGGGGAacgagagaggggaggaggaggaggagtgagacacagaggggagggagggaggaggagagctgCATAAACTGAGCGAGATAAGAAGGTTTGATGTCCTCAGATTTAATTGGTTTTCTTGCAACAGTCCATCAGCCATGATGACATTGCTGATAAGTTTCAAAGTTTCCCCTGATCTGTGCTACAGCAGTCTGCCCCCTGGTGGCTTAAATGAAGAATCACACAACTGATCAAGCCTTAAAAGCAAAAAGGATGTTCCAGTGTAGAAAATCTAACAACTATTTATTATGGCTGTCAATTTATTATGAAAACGTGCTTTATATGCCAAGACCTCTCCAGCTGTTTGAATAACACCAGTTGCATTTTCTTTGCTCACCTGGAAGTGATGTTACAGATATAAAACTGTGAATCAAACTCTCTCATGGAAGGTTCATACCTGACACAGGATTAGGGACAAATAATGGAGAATGTGGTGTTTTATGGTAGCTCAATTATCAAACAGTACaagaaaacactgcagtgtTTAGATGTGAGTTGACATGTTACCAGAGTGTGCACCAAAAGAGGTTTGAGGATTCTCGGTGAGGGAGTCGTGTACCTGATGAGAGCAGCGTGGGGGAGGAGGGTTGGGGATCTCTGACTTAACCCAGCTGTTCTTCTTGATGTTGTAGAAAAACAGATCATTGTACAGGTACgtctgcaaagaaaaaaaaagaaaaaagaaagcaacaaCAGGCTTTTAGATTAAGAATTTATTTAGTCGAAAATCCGCAGTATTGAGAAAACTAGGAACAGAAGAAATTACATGTAACAAGTCTCATGGGCTCAACTTCATAAACTCTTCATACTGATCTCAAATCTCAGTTGAACAATTGTTTACAGCGAGAAAAaatctttctgtgtttctgttaagGATTAAATGTCATTATCACCACACTGAACCATCTAATCTAACCATCACCTTCTAATTCAGCCTTTCATCTTCAAAAGACATATCTGGGAAGTGAAATGCAAagtgaaatgtttattatatCACTAATGTACAGAAGCACTTATTACTACCTTCTTTCCGTTGAAGAATTCTCCTCCAAACAGGATGAGTTCATCTTTCTCAGGATGGGCAGAGAAAGACGCGTTCAATCTGAAAAGCATGAAGAGACAATAGAGACTGAGATGCATCTCGCTAGCATGGCTGAAAGCTGTGATTCATGCttgatattaaaatattataaacaataataataacaatataaacaaaactaaaaataagtGCTTTATTTCAGAAGGAAGCCCTGCACTTCCACTGAGATTCATTCATCCTTCATTCAGTCATTGACCATTTATGACTAGGACAATCAGTAAATAAGCCCAGCAAGGACTGCACCTCCTTCAGAAGCTAAACAGTTTGGGTCATTATCTTTTCTGTTATTACTTGGTTTAATAATCTCTTGACAGGTGTAAGAACAGGTTGCATCACATAGTAAGTGGCTAGAAAGATCCCTGGTGTTATGTGTTAtataatgttttgtgtgtgttctgtgtttcaCTTGACTGCAAGACAAACTTCCCCATAGAgacaataaagttaaagttgATGAGAGTGTTTCACCTCGGCGATGGAGGTGGACATGTTGTCTCTACAACCTGGGTCTTCTTTGCATCCAGACTCTGAAATTCAGCAATTAGAGCTTCCAAATCCTCCTGgaaacagagaaggagaaggagaagaaggaggaggaggaggaggaaaggaacaATAACAGAAGAATGtgaatgtcatttaaaaattaaagtctcccttcactcaaaaatatgtttttcttcttgttcttacaGTATGATGTTTGAGTTTTACTGTGCAGAATggtgtatgtgcagagtttgttttcacatccgTCTGCTGAGAGTAGAAAGTTTatctgagctcactgaaaatctgatttgaaggggcgggcctatgagcaggatttgtgacatcacaactaatttggagccaatcctggtccaatatttaatttacacaagtgtgatgtggaaacttgaaacctccagtgcacaaacactgagaatggacttcaataagaagtaggagacatcttatgtccagcagttaatcttctgaaattaaaattatttgcatattcatagaaaCTAGAAtatttaatgagggagaaggagtagatatcattttaaggattttaacgagataatttaacttttttgtggaaaaaacatgtgAGACATAAATTACTATTGAAAGTAGCgtattttatatacatgttAAAACATGCATGGAGGggatatttaatgttatagGTCCTAGTAATATTACACACAGTGGTGTTGTCTTGCACTGATTTAGTTTGAGAGTTGAATAGTTATTAGCACTTGTAACTATGCAGTGTGCAGACCAACAGCTAGCTTTAACAACATGTTAACTGTAGGCTATGTCATATGAACAGTACACATATTTACAAAGCGTTAAACATTTAGTCCAGGACAGGTGAAGTGTTACCTCCTCTCGTTTGGACCTCTTTGAAacctttttctccattttagCAGCTGTCTTCTCTGCTCCCTTCACCTTCTTTTCATTCTTGCCTTTTTTGCCCATGACTGCTAACAGATGTCGCTaaattttctgtgattttatcTGTTATTTCAATGAAGCCGGTAGCACATGGAAATCCAAATAAATTCACATGCCGATGTTTTTCCTCTGACAAGCAG from Thunnus albacares chromosome 7, fThuAlb1.1, whole genome shotgun sequence includes:
- the klhdc4 gene encoding kelch domain-containing protein 4 isoform X2, whose protein sequence is MGKKGKNEKKVKGAEKTAAKMEKKVSKRSKREEEDLEALIAEFQSLDAKKTQVVETTCPPPSPRLNASFSAHPEKDELILFGGEFFNGKKTYLYNDLFFYNIKKNSWVKSEIPNPPPPRCSHQAVAVPQGGGQLWVFGGEFASPNGEQFYHYKDLWVLHLATHTWENIKAPGGPSGRSGHRMVLSKRQLLVFGGFHESTRDFIYYNDVYSFSLDTFSWSRLSASGSAPLPRSACQMTSLPDGLGVIIYGGYSKVRVKKDVEKGTIHSDMFLLKRDGKEGQEKWSWSRVSPSGNKPPPRSGFSLAVGPAGRAVLFGGVCDEEEEETLEGDFYNDLYLYDTVKNRWFPGQLRGNNKTEKKKRRRGKKGEAEGGVAEEEEGEEAPQGPTEVIKEIVTEDGTVMTIKEVIPGAQEEEEEEEEEEDDGSASALLVEPCPRSSAMAAVRQGKLFLYGGMFEVGNRQFTLNDFYSLDLHKMDQWEVLIEMDPKTQEWLEESESEEEEEEEEEAVKGAEGEEDEEDSEEESEDGEDEDEHPAVQEGETVTDYQARTEQYWIGLARTNMGPDVKDKKVAKVALAMAKVFYEDQ
- the klhdc4 gene encoding kelch domain-containing protein 4 isoform X1 gives rise to the protein MGKKGKNEKKVKGAEKTAAKMEKKVSKRSKREEEDLEALIAEFQSLDAKKTQVVETTCPPPSPRLNASFSAHPEKDELILFGGEFFNGKKTYLYNDLFFYNIKKNSWVKSEIPNPPPPRCSHQAVAVPQGGGQLWVFGGEFASPNGEQFYHYKDLWVLHLATHTWENIKAPGGPSGRSGHRMVLSKRQLLVFGGFHESTRDFIYYNDVYSFSLDTFSWSRLSASGSAPLPRSACQMTSLPDGLGVIIYGGYSKVRVKKDVEKGTIHSDMFLLKRDGKEGQEKWSWSRVSPSGNKPPPRSGFSLAVGPAGRAVLFGGVCDEEEEETLEGDFYNDLYLYDTVKNRWFPGQLRGNNKTEKKKRRRGKKGEAEGGVAEEEEGEEAPQGPTEVIKEIVTEDGTVMTIKEVIPGAQEEEEEEEEEEDDDGSASALLVEPCPRSSAMAAVRQGKLFLYGGMFEVGNRQFTLNDFYSLDLHKMDQWEVLIEMDPKTQEWLEESESEEEEEEEEEAVKGAEGEEDEEDSEEESEDGEDEDEHPAVQEGETVTDYQARTEQYWIGLARTNMGPDVKDKKVAKVALAMAKVFYEDQ